In Thunnus thynnus chromosome 4, fThuThy2.1, whole genome shotgun sequence, a genomic segment contains:
- the LOC137180948 gene encoding polymeric immunoglobulin receptor-like encodes MKSFLLLVLSLMTGCEASSKVKGCREGWVEFTCGYPETNKDYEHIYIVNPRKSELKVWDKKNVWGSSDRVNLYPYIMNKSVRVFIKQLQEKDKGEYRCEFKTKPKTATVTWKLEDVKDGCEKSFNQTAYRTAKTNITCDYPNEYNSSVKFICQDNNEICEEILSTQSSVKSNGTFTLTDTNSGFNVSISNVSSQHAGVYWCGVKSNEGSYRVSLRKIKLDVKNVTITKRSPTIGQDFTYWCVYSKNKLMHNNKFICKGEDPSICQPLWNTTNLDTNTGKFSINNDRARRNITVTVRNITTDDTGTYWCGAENTDNKRSNTFFHKLEMTVAPSPIPPPPPPGSVNHVDLAGDVRVVIMIICIAVLLLLLLVIIVIFIYKRFSCSKPTRNGAAAQHIREDNIYEEVQERLQETGSGNAVETIYATANFPTNPCASMHYSTIIFQSSTDKANCEALIPRPSSSACEYSIVRNSQSPIYLTVYKPSKTSEDPLLLTVNKTQQQ; translated from the exons ATGAAGAGTTTCCTTCTGCTCGTCCTCTCACTGATGACAG GTTGTGAGGCCTCGTCTAAAGTGAAGGGATGCCGAGAAGGATGGGTTGAGTTCACCTGTGGATATCCTGAAACAAACAAGGATTATGAACATATATACATAGTTAATCCTAGAAAATCGGAGTTAAAAGTATGGGATAAAAAGAATGTATGGGGATCAAGTGACAGAGTTAACCTGTATCCTTatataatgaataaaagtgTCAGGGTTTTCATCAAACAACTTCAAGAAAAGGATAAAGGGGAATACCGGTgtgaatttaaaacaaaaccaaaaacagccACTGTGACATGGAAATTGGAGGATG taAAAGATGGCTGCGAGAAGTCATTTAATCAAACTGCGTACAGAACAGCTAAAACCAACATCACATGTGATTACCCTAACGAATACAACTCCAGTGTCAAGTTTATCTGCCAAGACAACAATGAAATCTGTGAGGAGATTTTATCAACACAATCTTCTGTAAAGTCAAACGGGACTTTCACTCTCACAGACACCAACAGTGGCTTCAATGTGTCCATAAGTAATGTGAGCTCACAGCATGCTGGTGTCTACTGGTGTGGAGTCAAATCAAATGAAGGAAGTTACAGAGTTTCACTAAGAAAAATAAAGCTGGATGTTAAAA ATGTTACTATCACCAAAAGATCCCCAACTATTGGACAGGATTTCACATACTGGTGTGTTTACTCAAAGAATAAATTAATGCACAATAATAAATTCATCTGTAAGGGTGAAGATCCATCTATATGTCAACCTCTATGGAACACCACAAACCTCGATACGAACACTGGGAAGTTTTCAATAAACAATGACAGAGCGAGGAGAAATATCACTGTAACAGTGAGAAACATAACAACTGACGACACTGGGACATACTGGTGTGGagcagaaaacactgacaataaGCGCAGTAACACATTCTTCCACAAACTGGAGATGACTGTAG CACCATCTCCaataccaccaccaccaccacctggaTCTGTGAATCATG TTGATCTTGCAGGTGACGTTCGGGTAGTAATAATGATCATCTGTAtagctgtgctgctgctgctgctgcttgtgatAATTGTGATCTTCATCTACAAAC GATTTTCATGTTCAAAACCCACAAGGAatggagcagcagcacagcacatCAGAGAG GATAACATCTATGAGGAGGTGCAGGAGCGCCTCCAGGAGACAGGCTCAGGAAATGCAGTGGAGACGATTTATGCCACTGCCAACTTTCCCACAAACCCCTGCGCCTCAATGCATTACTCCACCATCATCTTTCAAAGCAGCACTGACAAAGCTAATTGTGAAGCGCTGATCCCCAGACCCAGCTCCTCTGCCTGTGAATATTCTATTGTGAGGAACAGTCAAAGTCCAATCTACTTGACTGTCTATAAACCATCAAAGACTTCAGAGGATCCTCTCTTACTGACAGTCAACAAGACACAACAGCAATGA